The following coding sequences are from one Ornithodoros turicata isolate Travis chromosome 1, ASM3712646v1, whole genome shotgun sequence window:
- the LOC135381844 gene encoding uncharacterized protein LOC135381844, with translation MDGNESRFTFAHITSQVTKFHHALSALPEDILIEVADIVNCPPADASYDALKIAVVERTSPSDRQRLQELVLNEPPGDRKPSQVLRQMQHLIGRSTFDPKLLRELFLSRLPPSVQLVSSASDDSDLPSLAAGADKVTEIASGQASAHTPSAVNSTHLLSSPEACGTCTSSSASSENSELIALRDEIKGLADTSNRPTRRDSHSPARAGQSRRIVRSPTLPSSSNRRLVCWYHRRFGRRARRCESPCRWQ, from the exons aTGGATGGCAACG AGTCACGGTTCACCTTTGCGCACATCACATCCCAAGTAACGAAATTTCACCATGCCTTGTCCGCCCTCCCCGAAGACATTCTCATCGAGGTGGCAGACATCGTCAACTGTCCTCCCGCTGACGCTTCGTACGACGCCTTGAAGATTGCCGTCGTTGAGCGAACCTCTCCCTCTGACCGCCAGCGCTTACAAGAATTAGTGCTGAACGAGCCTCCCGGCGACCGCAAGCCCTCCCAAGTTTTGCGGCAAATGCAGCATTTGATCGGAAGGTCCACCTTCGACCCCAAGCTCCTTCGCGAGCTTTTTCTTTCTCGACTGCCTCCGTCCGTACAGCTGGTCTCATCCGCTTCGGACGACAGTGACCTTCCGTCCCTCGCAGCAGGCGCCGACAAGGTAACTGAAATTGCATCCGGCCAAGCTTCTGCGCACACTCCCTCTGCGGTGAACAGCACCCATCTGCTATCCTCACCCGAAGCCTGCGGTACCTGCACCTCTTCATCGGCGTCCTCGGAAAACTCGGAACTCATCGCTTTGCGTGATGAAATAAAGGGGCTCGCCGACACCTCCAACAGGCCCACGCGCCGCGACAGCCACTCTCCTGCCCGTGCTGGACAGTCCCGCAGAATAGTACGCTCTCCAACACTGCCATCGTCATCCAACCGTCGTCTAGTCTGCTGGTACCACCGTCGTTTCGGCCGCAGGGCACGACGTTGCGAATCACCATGCCGCTGGCAGTGA